The Periplaneta americana isolate PAMFEO1 chromosome 16, P.americana_PAMFEO1_priV1, whole genome shotgun sequence genome segment CACTTCAACACTTGTAATAAACACTTCTTTTCTTCTCAAGTATTGCGCCAACAATGAATCAGTTaccaaatgttttcaataaacCAGGTCTACCAACATCAGTATAATAGATAATATGTGCCATAAACTTAACAAATACTAAAAACCATATTTCACACACGTTTAATAGCAAAGAAGTaaaatgttgcgaaaacgcatcacCGGGATAATATGggttaatgttatataaaattaaaggttatcaacgtattttatataacATACAATCTTTAAcaacgtcgttgttcctgcaataactcctatctgCATAATATAACATTGTTCAGTAgcaggaaaaacacatttattcattctatggcagtggtacataggagttcgtgaattcttacattttggaaagaaatataattacatataggagattttattatttgccttatcactatataagttatttaaaagtccacacctgtgtagtaatggctagcgcgttaggccgcgaaaccgggtgggccgggttcgattcccggtcaggacaagttatttggttgagattttttccggagtttttcctcaactcaataagagcaaatgctgggtaactttcggtgctggaccccggactcatttcaccggcattatcacctttatctcattcagacgctaaataacaaagatgttgataaagcttcgtaaaataacctacttaaataaaaaaaaataatagagcaaaaatatgaaaatcgataaatatgtcacacaggagttattgcaggaacaacgacgacatattatatcacgtcatgaccTTAATACGAGCTGGCCACTATAATGCACGCACGAttcttaatgttaaaaataattccTAAACTGTACATTAATCAAAGAATGAAACTTCCTATGGACTTATGCTATATAAATATGATTGTATATTTTGTGGTTGTATTAATTGTTATCCATTGTGCCTAGGTTATAGGCTGATAAGATTTTTTCATAACAGTTTTGCAGATGCCAATGGTAGAATTGTTTCGTCACAATACGACAGTATTACAAATGAAGACGACGTGACTATACAACATAGTCTGAAGAATTGCCTTTATTCTGAACAGCTGGCTCAGGCAGATATATGTGCAAAGTCTCTCTCGCAGTCGGCTAACCTAAAAATCCATAATCACCCACATATTCGCGAGAAAGCATttaaatgcgatgtctgtggaaaggCATTCTCGTATAAATGTAGTCTTAAAAGACATGTTGTGAATCATAGTGGGGAAAAACCATACAAATGCGATATCTGTGGATTTACTTGCTCTCAGGCTTCTAACTTAAAGCAACATAAACGCATCCATAATGGTGACAAGCTGTTCAGATGCGATACATGTGAAAAGTGTTTCTTGTTTAAATGTAGTCTGATAAGACATTTACGAACGCATACTGGGAAGAAACCATACACATGCAATGTCTGTGGAGATTCGTTTTATGATTCAGGTCACTTGAAACTTCATGAAGTCCGTCATACTAGGGGCAAGGAATTTATATGTCATGTGTGTGGAAAGAATTTCTCCTTAAGATGTAATATGATAAAACATGTACGCAAGCACGGAGACGAGAGACCATACAAATGCGACGTTTTTGAAGAGAGTTTTCTTGAATCGGGTGAATTAAATCAAAGTGAACGCCGGAATAATGACGTCATACCATTCAGATGTGATGTGTctggaaattttttctctctagaGGGTGAATTAGAACAAGTTAAACCCCGTCTTACTGGCGACAAGCGGTTTcaatgtgatatttgtggaaagtgtttctcgagatcgttttatttaataagtCATACCCGCCAACATACCGGTGAGAAACCAttcaagtgtgatgtttgtggaaagtaTTTTCGTATTAAAGCACTtctaaaaaagcatttatttaagCATACCGGCGAGAAGAAATTCAAGTGCGATATTTGTGGCAAGTTATTCCCCGAGTCTTTTAATCTGAAACGTCATGTACGGCAGCATACCGGCGAAAAACCATTCAACTGCAACTTGTGTGGAAAGTTTTTTTCTGAGTCTCGTAATCTAAAAGCACACAAATACCTGCATacgggcgagaaacctttcaaatgtgatttttGTGAAGGAAGTTTCTCGAATTCTACTTCCTTAAGACGCCATAAGCGGCAACATAATCATGAGAAAccattttaaatactgtattaggtgaccattttgtatgtggaacgtaaacagGAGTATTggggcccagtttcaccaagcttcgttcaaataacgctaacagcatgttaaaaATTAATCATCCTGTTAGTGTAAAGGATTTTCACGATCCATTTGAACTATTTTGCTTAGGTAACTTCGTGTTAAGAGCAAAGTTACACGAGTCAATTAGGCAGTATTTGTATGAAAGTTTTCTGAATGGGCTTATAGTTttgcagtcatttgttttaacGGAAATTTGTACTTTCACATTGTGGAAGTATTTTTGACTAAAATAGGGCCATACGGCCTTTTCTAACTCTCAGTCAGGTGTACAACTGcaatacaaaaaacactacaagttTACAAAGTAAAGTAAACTACACTATTACACTCAAAACtaaagtagataatcataatataatgtaaacaacaaatcaGTGAACATCACAGATACTATGTAAAATatcgaaagaaaggaaaatgcgtaacaaaatgtgaaaagtatgtctaaataaattagacatacaaa includes the following:
- the LOC138692074 gene encoding zinc finger protein ZFP2-like, which produces MDLIKMEVEVDPLALQTSDNIDLGDKKPVSEELNSLNLPPSTEIKIEFKDCSCPVSSEMKCEETSLPFIFPVVKREAAEEFCGFDEVHDVLKVEVAAEENEASTESFADANGRIVSSQYDSITNEDDVTIQHSLKNCLYSEQLAQADICAKSLSQSANLKIHNHPHIREKAFKCDVCGKAFSYKCSLKRHVVNHSGEKPYKCDICGFTCSQASNLKQHKRIHNGDKLFRCDTCEKCFLFKCSLIRHLRTHTGKKPYTCNVCGDSFYDSGHLKLHEVRHTRGKEFICHVCGKNFSLRCNMIKHVRKHGDERPYKCDVFEESFLESGELNQSERRNNDVIPFRCDVSGNFFSLEGELEQVKPRLTGDKRFQCDICGKCFSRSFYLISHTRQHTGEKPFKCDVCGKYFRIKALLKKHLFKHTGEKKFKCDICGKLFPESFNLKRHVRQHTGEKPFNCNLCGKFFSESRNLKAHKYLHTGEKPFKCDFCEGSFSNSTSLRRHKRQHNHEKPF